The proteins below are encoded in one region of Nilaparvata lugens isolate BPH chromosome X, ASM1435652v1, whole genome shotgun sequence:
- the LOC120354979 gene encoding uncharacterized protein LOC120354979, with amino-acid sequence MSCESCKQQVNRASKSKITCSNCSCMFHGACVELTDNDLDVFQGTGKVWSCKKCTSALRLQRANSDSTPVKANTNSATSSSAPVTIEQLNILLTKMKDELLDKLGAEIAACRKTLEENAKEIAKQGASITALKEENSHLKTKLRELELKQDDQEQYGRRNTLEVFGVPEMNNEDVQGRILEIGKALNVKLDRTSIDACHRLPRRKDNIAPGIIVRFVRRGDKDALLKNRKQCRDFSTQHIKLQGNSPIYINQSLTADRRRLFGQVKKVQRERGFRHVWIDRVGRIKVRWEDGGPIHIVRCDEDLHNLKNEKKDDADVSKIKV; translated from the coding sequence ATGAGTTGCGAGAGCTGCAAACAACAAGTTAATCGTGCATCGAAATCGAAAATAACTTGCTCGAATTGCAGCTGTATGTTCCATGGTGCTTGTGTGGAGCTCACCGACAACGATCTCGATGTATTTCAAGGAACCGGCAAAGTTTGGTCATGTAAGAAGTGTACCAGTGCTTTACGTCTCCAACGAGCCAATTCAGACTCTACTCCAGTTAAGGCAAACACAAATTCAGCGACGAGTAGTAGTGCTCCAGTGACGattgaacaattaaatataCTACTAACAAAAATGAAAGACGAGCTACTGGATAAGCTCGGAGCTGAAATAGCTGCCTGCAGAAAAACTCTGGAAGAAAATGCAAAGGAAATCGCGAAGCAGGGGGCATCAATAACCGCCCTGAAGGAAGAAAACTCGCACCTAAAAACCAAACTTCGGGAGTTAGAACTGAAACAGGACGATCAGGAGCAATATGGCCGAAGAAACACCCTTGAAGTGTTCGGAGTTCCCGAGATGAACAACGAGGACGTCCAGGGCAGAATACTGGAGATCGGGAAGGCGCTGAACGTGAAGCTGGACCGCACGTCGATTGATGCATGTCATCGCCTCCCTAGAAGAAAGGACAACATCGCACCTGGAATAATAGTTCGTTTTGTTCGTCGTGGGGACAAGGACGCACTGCTAAAGAACAGAAAACAATGTAGAGACTTTTCAACTCAGCATATAAAATTGCAGGGAAATAGTCCAATTTACATCAATCAGTCCTTAACGGCGGATAGACGTAGACTGTTCGGTCAAGTCAAAAAGGTGCAAAGGGAGAGGGGTTTCCGTCATGTGTGGATCGACCGTGTAGGCCGAATAAAAGTTAGATGGGAGGATGGCGGTCCAATTCATATTGTTAGATGTGATGAGGATCTccataatcttaaaaatgagaaaaaggacGATGCCGACGTAAGTAAGATTAAAGTTTAG